One window of Papaver somniferum cultivar HN1 chromosome 9, ASM357369v1, whole genome shotgun sequence genomic DNA carries:
- the LOC113309784 gene encoding probable pectate lyase 12: protein MLFITSNYILCTSLLLTLFTHTLGSTRFNLSLPHQHPYPESVVQELQRKVNVSVHRRQMLGVYDKGQSSSSSSSSSSSCLTGNPIDDCWRCDTNWQANRQRLADCGLGFGKDSLGGKGGQIYIVTDSSDSDLINPKPGTLRYGVIQTEPLWIIFSGPMQIKLKDELIINSFKTLDGRGANVHIVGAGCITLQYVSNIIIHNIHIHHCYPSSPGNVRSSPDHYGRRTKSDGDGISIFGARKIWIDHCSLSYCKDGLIDAIMGSTGITISNNYFSHHNEVMLLGHQDDYMPDSGMQVTIAFNHFGEDLVQRMPRCRRGYIHVVNNDFTQWEMYAIGGSANPTINSQGNRYIAPANPNAKEVTKRVDTGEWADWDWRSEGDIMVNGAFFIPSGGGAGRSYAKASSVEPKSSALIEQLTMNAGVLGGNRENGDSGPSDGGGGYYGGGGGGGNNGASGFFGMIFGAGIGAAPSSSPPLMTVLMIIMSSFLLIILSTTRRLGFWLLVQL, encoded by the exons ATGTTGTTCATCACTAGCAACTACATTCTCTGTACTTCACTTCTCCTTACTCTATTTACCCACACTCTAGGTTCTACCCGCTTCAATCTTtcacttcctcatcaacatccttACCCTGAATCAGTTGTTCAAGAACTTCAAAG GAAAGTTAATGTGTCAGTTCATAGGAGGCAAATGTTGGGGGTTTATGACAAGGgtcagtcatcatcatcatcctcgtcCTCGTCTTCATCATGTTTGACAGGTAACCCAATTGATGATTGTTGGAGATGTGATACAAACTGGCAAGCAAATAGGCAGAGATTAGCAGATTGTGGTCTAGGGTTTGGTAAAGATTCATTAGGTGGAAAAGGAGGTCAGATCTATATAGTTACAGATTCATCAGATAGTGATCTTATTAACCCTAAACCAGGTACACTAAGATATGGAGTTATCCAGACAGAACCACTCTGGATTATCTTCTCAGGTCCTATGCAAATTAAACTTAAAGATGAGCTTATAAtcaacagtttcaaaacactgGATGGCCGCGGTGCAAATGTACACATTGTTGGTGCTGGTTGTATTACATTGCAGTATGTTAGTAATATTATCATTCATAACATTCATATTCACCATTGTTATCCTTCATCCCCTGGTAATGTACGTTCCAGTCCGGATCATTACGGTCGAAGAACTAAATCTGATGGGGATGGTATATCTATATTTGGAGCTAGGAAAATTTGGATTGATCATTGTTCATTGTCTTACTGCAAAGATGGTTTGATTGATGCTATAATGGGCTCGACTGGGATTACAATTTCGAACAACTATTTCTCACATCATAATGAAGTTATGTTACTAGGTCATCAAGATGATTATATGCCTGATTCAGGAATGCAAGTAACTATAGCTTTTAATCATTTCGGTGAAGATTTAGTTCAACGAATGCCTCGATGTAGACGTGGTTACATTCATGTTGTTAATAATGATTTTACGCAATGGGAAATGTATGCCATTGGCGGTAGCGCCAATCCGACAATCAATAGTCAGGGGAATCGTTACATTGCTCCTGCTAATCCTAATGCAAAAGAG GTGACTAAGAGGGTGGATACAGGGGAATGGGCAGACTGGGATTGGAGATCGGAAGGAGATATAATGGTGAATGGGGCATTCTTTATACCATCAGGAGGTGGAGCTGGCCGCAGTTATGCAAAAGCATCAAGTGTTGAACCTAAATCATCTGCTCTcatagaacaattaaccatgaatgCAGGCGTACTTGGTGGCAACAG AGAGAATGGGGATAGTGGACCTAGTGATGGTGGGGGCGGATATtatggtggcggcggtggcggtGGGAACAATGGAGCAAGTGGATTCTTCGGGATGATCTTTGGAGCTGGAATTGGCGCAGCTCCCTCTTCATCTCCTCCGCTAATGACGGTTTTAATGATAATAATGTCTTCTTTCCTTTTGATAATTTTGTCTACCACTAGGCGACTTGGTTTTTGGTTACTAGTACAACTATAG